Proteins encoded together in one Terriglobales bacterium window:
- the tdh gene encoding L-threonine 3-dehydrogenase, producing the protein MAETMLAVVKPHHAPGTEIREVKIPKFGRTDVLVKVKVASVCGTDLHIYNWDKWAQHRIHPPLIPGHEFCGEVFAFGDEVTTVKEGDFVSAEMHVACGKCFQCRTGEAHICQNVKIIGVDADGAFAEFVCIPESNIWKLDPEIPQEYASILDPLGNAVHTVMAGEIAGKTVAITGCGPIGLFAIAVARACGATKVFAIEVNEYRRRVAKKMHADFVLDPGSQDVRAIVKDETDGVGVDVVCEMAGHPDAIRTGFDIVRRGGRVSLLGLTSKPISLNFSEDIIFKGITIQGINGRRMYQTWYQMTALLKAGKLDLHPVITDRLAMRDFAKGMDRLKTGEASKILLYPDGVKLK; encoded by the coding sequence ATGGCTGAGACGATGCTGGCGGTGGTGAAACCGCACCACGCCCCGGGGACAGAGATCCGCGAGGTCAAGATCCCGAAGTTCGGACGCACCGACGTCCTGGTGAAGGTGAAGGTGGCGTCGGTCTGCGGCACCGATCTGCACATCTACAACTGGGACAAGTGGGCGCAGCACCGCATCCATCCCCCGCTCATCCCCGGCCACGAGTTCTGCGGCGAGGTGTTCGCCTTCGGTGACGAGGTCACCACGGTCAAGGAAGGCGACTTCGTCTCCGCCGAGATGCACGTGGCCTGCGGCAAGTGTTTCCAGTGCCGGACGGGCGAGGCCCACATCTGCCAGAACGTGAAGATCATCGGCGTGGACGCCGACGGCGCCTTCGCCGAGTTCGTCTGCATCCCGGAATCGAACATCTGGAAGCTGGATCCCGAGATCCCGCAGGAGTACGCCTCCATCCTCGACCCGCTGGGCAACGCGGTGCACACCGTGATGGCGGGCGAGATCGCGGGCAAGACCGTGGCCATCACCGGCTGCGGGCCCATCGGCCTGTTCGCCATCGCGGTAGCGCGGGCCTGCGGCGCCACCAAGGTGTTTGCCATCGAGGTCAACGAGTACCGCCGCCGGGTGGCCAAGAAGATGCACGCCGACTTCGTGCTCGATCCCGGCAGCCAGGATGTGCGCGCCATCGTCAAGGACGAGACCGACGGCGTGGGCGTGGATGTGGTGTGCGAGATGGCCGGGCATCCGGACGCCATCCGAACAGGCTTCGACATCGTGCGCCGCGGCGGGCGCGTGTCCCTCCTGGGCCTGACCTCCAAGCCGATCTCGCTGAACTTCTCCGAAGACATCATCTTCAAGGGCATCACCATCCAAGGCATCAACGGCCGGCGCATGTACCAGACCTGGTACCAGATGACCGCGCTGCTGAAGGCCGGCAAGCTCGACCTCCATCCGGTCATCACCGACCGCCTGGCGATGAGGGACTTCGCCAAGGGTATGGACCGGCTGAAGACCGGCGAGGCCAGCAAGATCCTGCTCTACCCCGACGGCGTGAAGTTGAAGTAG